GCCAGTTAGCACGCCGTCATAGCCGTAAAAGCTTGTGATAATAGCAAATAAAAAGCCTTGGATTATCATATTTGCAATGGTTGAGTAAAAAACCACACTCATCACGTTGCCAACCTCACTTAAAATAGACTCTGTGTCATCTTGTTTTAGCGGAAGTGCATATTTTAGATAGCTGATTAGTTCATTGCCATAAAGATTACAAAAGAAGAAAAAGACCAAAATAATGATCATATCAACGCCAAATTTAAGGCTTAACTTACCCAGGCTTGCAAGATTTGTCGCAAGTTGAGAAAAAAGCATCTTAATATCAAGTCCGCCGATAAATTCTTTTATCTTTGGCTCTAAAAAATTTATCGACTCAGGCATCCTAAAATCATAATTTTTGATAAATTCGATAGTCTTTGTGACATTGTTTATATCAAAGCCAGCTGCGTATTTTGCGATCTCAACTACCGCATAAAGAAGTGGAGCGATAAATAAGCAAAGAAGCACAGATGTGGTAAGAGCCGATGAAAGCGTCTTACGGTTTTTAGTGAGCGATAAAAATGCGATTTGGACATTTGAAACCGCGACAGCAAGCAGTGCTGCGATAAAAATATCAAGCAGATATGGTTTAAAAAGATAGACCACCAAAGCCAAAGCACAAAATACAAAAATTCCAAAAAATAGTCTATTGTTCATCTTGCTCCCTTGAAATGGGGTAATTATAGCAAATTTATCAAAGCTGCTCATTTGCTTCCCAAATTTGCTCAATCTCTTTGCCATCAAGCTTGCAAAGCTAGCAAGTGTGGCTAGACTTTGGACATTTTTAGCGTAATACTCTAGCGCTTAGATAAATTTACAATTTGTCTAGCAAGTTTTACGTAAATTTTCTAGCTCAAAAGCTCCTACAAATTTAGACTTTTACGTGCACTGAAAATTTGCCCCGACGATCTCGCATTCATCACATATTTGAACATATATAGTTCCCTCACCATCTACTAGACTTCCAAGAGGAATTTGCGCTAGATATTTCATGCTTTTGCTACATTTTGGACATTTTAAATGCTCAGAATCTTGCTCCCACTGCGGATATCCACCAAGTAAAATTTCGCTATCTATCATATATGAGTAGTGAGCGCAAACCTCGCTAGCTAGCTCAAATTTTTGCCCATCAAGCGTCGCCACAGCGTCTCTTACATAGTCTTCACTCTCGCCCTCGCCTACCACTTCTGTTTGCACGCTTTTGCCGTCATTTTGGCAAAAATACTGCACAAGGCCAACGCATGTTGGACAAAATTTAAGTACAGCATCGTTTTTTAGCTCTAGTCCAAGTCGCTTTAGACTCTCTTTTTTGATGATAAATTCCAGCATCTCGCCGCTACAAAATTTACATTTTTCATCGCTTAGTGCTTTAAATTTAATGCTTGCATCTGCGTTTTGGCTTGGCCCACATGTAAAACATTTATCAAAAACTAGGCTTCTTCTCTTGCCACTCTCGTCAAAGCTCCAGCCAGCAACCTGCGCATATCCGTCCATATCAACATGAAGCTTCGCCTTCCAAGGCTTTGGCGCATTATAGAGCTTAAAAAATAGCTCCCTTACCACCTCATCACCCTGCCAGGCAAGTGCGCAAAGGATGTGATTTATTTTTACGATATTTTCAGCGCCATTTAGGCTATTTATGAGCTCATCTCTCACGTCACTTGAGGCGTTTTTGTAAATTTCAAATGGATAGTACTCACCCTGCTCGGTCACTTCTCTTATTATCTGCTCGTCGCAAATGCCGTGCAGGTAGAAAATATAAACAAGATCGCTATAAATTTCATCGTATTTGCCTATCTCGTCTGTGTGAACTAGGACATTTTTTAGCTTTTGCTTAATCTCAGTCTTGCTTAAGCCTTGATAAAACTCCAGCTTCTCTTTTTGTCTGCAATCATAGCAGATCCCATCAAAGTAAATCGTCCTTTGCTTGCACTTAGGACAAAGATGTGGCTCACCCATTTTTGCTCCAAATTTAAATTTTGCTACTCAAAAAGCCCTTTTTCGATGTCGATCTTGACGTTAAAGGTCTCAAAGCACTTCGCACTTGCGATCCTGCCCTTTGCTGTGCGCTCGATAAAGCCATTTGCAAGCAGATATGGCTCAATGACGTCCTCAACCGTGCCCTCATCCTCACTAAGTGCCGCAGCGATCGTACTAAGACCCATAGGACGGCGCCTTGCTTGCATCAAAATTTCTAAATACCTAATATCCATCTCGTCAAATCCAAGCGAATTTACACCAAGCGCGTTAAGTCCCTCTTTTGCACGCTCGTGGCTGATGATTTGCTCGTCATTTACCTCAGCAAAGTCGCGAATTCGCTTTAGTAGCCTAAGAGCAATCCTAGGTGTGGCACGTGAGCGTTTGGCGATCTCAAGCGAGGCGTTTTTGTCGCACTCTTTGCCAAGCTTGGCTGAGGCGATCTGTACGATACGGCTTAGCTCACTGCTTGTATAAAACTGCAGCCTAAAGTCCATCCCAAAGCGGTCTCTTAAAGGCGCTGAGATCATGCCAGCACGCGTCGTTGCGCCAATAAGTGTAAATTTTGGCAGATCTATCTTGATAGTTTGAGCAGCTGGGCCAGAGCCTATTATGATATCAAGTCTAAAGTCCTCCATCGCAGGATAAAGCACCTCCTCGATAGCTGGGCTTAGGCGGTGGATCTCGTCGATAAAAAGCACGTCACCCTCTTGTAAATTTGTAAGGATCGCCGCCAGATCGCCACTCTTTTCTATCATCGGTGCTGCGGTCATTTTTATACTTACGCCCATTTCGTTTGCGATGATGTGAGCAAGGGTGGTTTTGCCAAGTCCTGGAGGGCCATAAAATAGCACGTGATCTAGGCACTCATTTCGCTTTTTAGCGGCTTTTATAAAGACGTCTAAATTTTGTTTTATCTTTTCTTGTCCGATGTAGTCTTCAAATTTTGTCGGTCTAAGTGAGACTTCAAAGTCATTTTCAAAGCTTACTTTTTCGATTTCAACGATTCTATCCAAAGTTTTTCCTTCTAAATTTAAGGCTTCATTTTACGCTTTTATGCTTAATTTAAGCTCGTTTAAATTTATAGTAAAAGGTGCTGCCTTCATTATAAACGCTATCAACGCCGTATGTAATGCCATGTTTTTGACAAATTTCACTGACGATATTTAGCCCAAGACCAAAGCCGCCTTGGATTTCATCCTCTCTGACGTATCTTTTCCAGACCTTTTTGACGTCCTTTATCCCCTTGCCAAAGTCCTGCACGCTAAGATTTATGCGGTCTGCTTCAAGCTCTAAATTTACTATTATCTCGCTCTCTTTTTGGCTGTATTTTATGGCGTTTGTTATGGTGTTGTCGATGATGCGCTGAGCTTCGACCTTGCTTAGCATAGTAAATGCATTACCTTCTAAATTTGTCTTTATCTCGATGTGCTTAACATCAGCCACGCTTGAGAGAAATTTCACTCGCTCTATTATATATTCGCCTAAATTTAGCCGCTCGAGTGGGAATTTTATATAGCCTCGCTTTATGAAATACTCAACATCTTCATATGTTATTTGCATCTGTTTTAGAGCGTTTTTGATGCGGGTTATATACTTGTTTTCAAGCCCAAGCATCTCAAGATTCATGCCAGCTACGCCAAGTGGGGTCTTTAGCTCATGCATGGCGTCGTTAAAGAAGTTGTTCATATATTTTTGAAACTCTTTATAAGGCTTAACACTGCTTAGATATAAAAAATAGACGATAAAAAGCACAGCCACAAGGATGACAAGGAGCATAAGTGCCGCTAGAAATATACTTTTTTCATTATCAAGCTCTTTTTCAACGACAATGTAATAAGGCGTTTTATCCTTTATAAAAAAGCTTTTATAAAACAAGAAGCCATTTTCTTCAAGTGTTACAAATTTAAAATTGCTTGGCTGCTTGGAGAGATTTGAAATAATTGGATTAAAATTTACATCATAGATCGCAAATTTATACTTTAAAGAAGGAGTTATATTTTCATTTTTTAAAAACGAATTTTTGATAATAGTTTCATGCTTCATTGCACCAAAAAGAGCTTTTGAAGTGCTGTTTTTTTGGCTTAAATTTAAGATCACAAAGCTTTGAAAACAAAAAAGCGACATTATGACAAATGTCGCTATGATCTGGATCTTAAAGCTCTTGTGCATCTATCTTGTAGCCTATACGCCTCTTTGAAGTGATAAAGTCACTGGTTGTTTTGTTTCTTATCTTTAAAACGTGCATTCTGATATCAGCGCCTTCTATCTCTTTATCGTTCCAGACAAGATCTCTTAGCTCTTCCATGCTGACGTAAGAATTTAGATGTGAAACTAGACACTCAACAAGTGCGACTTCTTTTGCGCTAAGATCGACCATTTTGCCGTTTTTAAATAGCGCACGCTTGTTTAGATTAAAGCTAAACTCGTCATTGATCTTTACTATATTTTTATCGTCAGTTCCATAGTATTTTCTCATAAGCTCAGCTACTCTAAATTTAAGCTCAGCAAGTTCAAATGGCTTTTTTAGGTATTCGTTACAGCCAAGCTCGTAGCCAATAGCCATATCGTCTATATCAACTAAAGATGTTGTTATCATGATAGGAGCATTTGGATTTAAGCTCCTTATGTACTTGATAACTTCATGTCCATTTACGCCAGGGACTTTTATATCAAGTATAAAAAGGTGATAGAAATTTTTCTCTATCAGATCACACGCATCTTGGCCATCGCTCACCGCTGTAACTTCATAATCAAGCGTCTGCAAAAACTCACAGACGCTCTCTTGAAACCCTAAATCATCTTCTAAAAGCAAAATTTTCAAATCTCTCTCCTAAAAAATAAGTTTTATTAAGATTTAGCCCTATTGTAATATTTAATAGGTAAATTCAAAATTAAAATTATTTTTTAAGCATTAAATAAAAATTTGCCCCGCATAGACAATGTAACACCTTAGCAAAAAGACGCCACATATTACGAATAATGCGTTGATCACGGCAAATTCGCGTTTAAAATCATGCACCTTTAAAACGCTTAAGTCTAAAATGATAGGCAAAGCCATACCAAAACCAATGACGCCAATATAAAACATTAGCCCAAGAGAATTTGCGCTAAGCGCATTTGCTACGCTCTGCGCACCACTTGTGCTTGCACCTTTTACAACCATAAATAGAGCAACTATGAGCAAAAACTCGGCGATAATCGTAAAAAAATCAAATTTTAATAAATAGTGTGCAATATCGTTTTGTCTTTTTGCCTTATCTTTTAGTACGCCAACAAGTAACGTAAATGCACCAGCACAGCTCAAGCCTGATACTAAAAATAATACCGGCAAGACTGATGTATTCCAAAGTGCGATCTTGTGAGCTGCGCTTAGCAAAAAGCCTGTATATGCACCAACGCCAATGCCTAGGATAAAAAGCAAAATTTCAAGTAGGCTTGAAAGCTTGCTAGCAAAATTTGCAACCATATCAAAAAGAGAAATTTTAAGCAATGCAATCTCGTTTTTAAATGCACCAACTGCATATATAACGCTAAGAGGCGTATAAACTAAAAGTAGTGCAACGCCTATTGACATAACTGAGTCAAAGTTATAAAGCAACAAGATCCAGTAAAAGCTAAGCGGCTTGCCAAGATCAAGCACCAAAAGAGCAAGTCCAAGGATGATCGCCGCTGGAGCGATAAGAGCAGCTGCTTTAAAATAGTAGTTCTCTTTGCCATACTTTTTTGAAATGAGCACAGCAACGATGCTAGCACCCGCACTAAGTCCTGCTAAAAATAGATAAACGGCTATCGGCCAGCCCCAGTAAATTTCAGAGTATTGAGCTAGGCTTCCTGACATGTTATTCATGGTGTGCTCCTTTTGTATTTGCGATCATCGCAAGTGAAGGTTTTGTGTTTAGCTCCGCTTTTGGCAAGTAGTATTTACTCTCTTTTAATTTCTTTGAAATTTTAGAATTTTCATCATTTACATCGCCAAAAGTTAGGGCATTTGTAGGGCAGACGCTAACGCAAGCTGGCTCTTTGCCCTCTTCTAGCCTACTCTCATAGCAAAATGTGCATTTGCCTATCTCGCCATTTGGTAAGACGTAGCGAGCGTCGTATGGACAGGCCAGGATGCAGTACTTGCAACTAACACAAATTCTATGATCAAGCAGCGTCACGCCATCAGCTGTCTTAAAGCTAGCACCAGTTGGGCAAACCTCAACACAAGGTGCATCTTCGCACATAACACAGCTTTGACGTAAAAAGTCAGTCTTTAAATTTGGAAATGTCCCACTCATCTTTGCATGCACCTGCAAACGGTAAAGTCCTCTTGGTACGTTGTTTGCACTTCTGCAAGCTACCGAACAGCCTTGACAGCCG
This genomic interval from Campylobacter concisus contains the following:
- a CDS encoding sensor histidine kinase, which translates into the protein MHKSFKIQIIATFVIMSLFCFQSFVILNLSQKNSTSKALFGAMKHETIIKNSFLKNENITPSLKYKFAIYDVNFNPIISNLSKQPSNFKFVTLEENGFLFYKSFFIKDKTPYYIVVEKELDNEKSIFLAALMLLVILVAVLFIVYFLYLSSVKPYKEFQKYMNNFFNDAMHELKTPLGVAGMNLEMLGLENKYITRIKNALKQMQITYEDVEYFIKRGYIKFPLERLNLGEYIIERVKFLSSVADVKHIEIKTNLEGNAFTMLSKVEAQRIIDNTITNAIKYSQKESEIIVNLELEADRINLSVQDFGKGIKDVKKVWKRYVREDEIQGGFGLGLNIVSEICQKHGITYGVDSVYNEGSTFYYKFKRA
- the ruvB gene encoding Holliday junction branch migration DNA helicase RuvB translates to MDRIVEIEKVSFENDFEVSLRPTKFEDYIGQEKIKQNLDVFIKAAKKRNECLDHVLFYGPPGLGKTTLAHIIANEMGVSIKMTAAPMIEKSGDLAAILTNLQEGDVLFIDEIHRLSPAIEEVLYPAMEDFRLDIIIGSGPAAQTIKIDLPKFTLIGATTRAGMISAPLRDRFGMDFRLQFYTSSELSRIVQIASAKLGKECDKNASLEIAKRSRATPRIALRLLKRIRDFAEVNDEQIISHERAKEGLNALGVNSLGFDEMDIRYLEILMQARRRPMGLSTIAAALSEDEGTVEDVIEPYLLANGFIERTAKGRIASAKCFETFNVKIDIEKGLFE
- a CDS encoding cytochrome C, with protein sequence MGEPHLCPKCKQRTIYFDGICYDCRQKEKLEFYQGLSKTEIKQKLKNVLVHTDEIGKYDEIYSDLVYIFYLHGICDEQIIREVTEQGEYYPFEIYKNASSDVRDELINSLNGAENIVKINHILCALAWQGDEVVRELFFKLYNAPKPWKAKLHVDMDGYAQVAGWSFDESGKRRSLVFDKCFTCGPSQNADASIKFKALSDEKCKFCSGEMLEFIIKKESLKRLGLELKNDAVLKFCPTCVGLVQYFCQNDGKSVQTEVVGEGESEDYVRDAVATLDGQKFELASEVCAHYSYMIDSEILLGGYPQWEQDSEHLKCPKCSKSMKYLAQIPLGSLVDGEGTIYVQICDECEIVGANFQCT
- a CDS encoding 4Fe-4S dicluster domain-containing protein codes for the protein MKKYMMIHDENLCIGCQGCSVACRSANNVPRGLYRLQVHAKMSGTFPNLKTDFLRQSCVMCEDAPCVEVCPTGASFKTADGVTLLDHRICVSCKYCILACPYDARYVLPNGEIGKCTFCYESRLEEGKEPACVSVCPTNALTFGDVNDENSKISKKLKESKYYLPKAELNTKPSLAMIANTKGAHHE
- a CDS encoding response regulator transcription factor, encoding MKILLLEDDLGFQESVCEFLQTLDYEVTAVSDGQDACDLIEKNFYHLFILDIKVPGVNGHEVIKYIRSLNPNAPIMITTSLVDIDDMAIGYELGCNEYLKKPFELAELKFRVAELMRKYYGTDDKNIVKINDEFSFNLNKRALFKNGKMVDLSAKEVALVECLVSHLNSYVSMEELRDLVWNDKEIEGADIRMHVLKIRNKTTSDFITSKRRIGYKIDAQEL
- the nrfD gene encoding NrfD/PsrC family molybdoenzyme membrane anchor subunit, which encodes MNNMSGSLAQYSEIYWGWPIAVYLFLAGLSAGASIVAVLISKKYGKENYYFKAAALIAPAAIILGLALLVLDLGKPLSFYWILLLYNFDSVMSIGVALLLVYTPLSVIYAVGAFKNEIALLKISLFDMVANFASKLSSLLEILLFILGIGVGAYTGFLLSAAHKIALWNTSVLPVLFLVSGLSCAGAFTLLVGVLKDKAKRQNDIAHYLLKFDFFTIIAEFLLIVALFMVVKGASTSGAQSVANALSANSLGLMFYIGVIGFGMALPIILDLSVLKVHDFKREFAVINALFVICGVFLLRCYIVYAGQIFI
- a CDS encoding AI-2E family transporter encodes the protein MNNRLFFGIFVFCALALVVYLFKPYLLDIFIAALLAVAVSNVQIAFLSLTKNRKTLSSALTTSVLLCLFIAPLLYAVVEIAKYAAGFDINNVTKTIEFIKNYDFRMPESINFLEPKIKEFIGGLDIKMLFSQLATNLASLGKLSLKFGVDMIIILVFFFFCNLYGNELISYLKYALPLKQDDTESILSEVGNVMSVVFYSTIANMIIQGFLFAIITSFYGYDGVLTGIFFSFASLIPVVGGILAWAPISIYEFANGNTAAAITIAIYTIVVISFAADTLLKPLVIKFINSKLVKIPTKINELLIFFAMLAGITTFGFWGVILGPAIVTFFISTIKLYTLLRERNFV